A stretch of the Ctenopharyngodon idella isolate HZGC_01 chromosome 14, HZGC01, whole genome shotgun sequence genome encodes the following:
- the bicc2 gene encoding bicaudal C homolog 2 isoform X1: MAASETCSTVPESPEPEPCDGPQLDQDQDQNQNKKEEEDEDEDDEGSELQNQEPSDPECVEERFRIDRKKLELMLYAPAEGSGLSGEEFFEKVMRETHTQVKWPSKLKIGAKSKKDPHVKVEGKRANVLEAKRMILELLETKVNKVTLKMDVTHTEHSHVIGKGGGNIKKVMEDTSCHIHFPDSNRNNGTGEKSNQVSIAGPVQGVESARRQIRDLQPLVLTFDLPVTLVGGVVADTGSPVIQHVAQAFGVSVSFRTQPKLYCSTCSVRGVQGNTAAVKKATCVLMELLLGSGLTGVMVSTQLDVTSQQHLFLLGQNGANFLTVMHQTHTQIILPDLSAPQHTPSLLIQGTADGVCLARQQLMDCLPVCLMFDLKDEGDSDPRKLAQMMQNLGVFISIKPKVKQTAKSVVVKGLERNIVNLYEARRLLLGLDSSEVSVTTKNLSDVSVTTKTPVDPLVANNGITSYWLNLLMQQLCLTETGAVPSPDAVIGSLSGKPRPTPPPGLAVSSEDGRIGLKGVESKLEKIPENDDQQTQAEMEHCGTLHAEVTEVREVVAKPTVSSRRGSQSEASREPNQPLTSERSVRVEVDGVYLNRDRRCSLRIFPSVDPHNEDHEYERKKLLANQAMQQKPVVTEVRTPTDTWSGLGFSKSMPTDAVRELRAVSRRCYRPYNNQQQLWSSQSGKERVWNGSDSENWRERRGSLSSSPPSLLSSSSSSSSFSAYSLSSARTSEGYLTSSEGGATVSRHLIGSSPSSTHTDDLIELLAQLGLEKYIDIFQQQEIDYQTFLTLSDEDLKEVGVKTFGARRKMILAITDLSKKRKFPEPPTVKSGYLEGGASGRLPRIMDEDVAAKSNRW, translated from the exons CTCCTGCAGAAGGTTCTGGACTGTCAGGCGAGGAGTTCTTCGAGAAG GTGATGAGAGAAACACACACGCAGGTGAAATGGCCGTCCAAGCTGAAGATCGGTGCAAAATCAAAGAAAG ATCCTCATGTTAAAGTGGAGGGGAAAAGAGCAAATGTTCTGGAGGCCAAACGGATGATTTTGGAGCTTCTTGAGACTAAG GTGAATAAAGTCACGCTGAAGATGGATGTCACGCACACGGAGCACTCTCATGTGATTGGTAAAGGGGGCGGGAACATTAAGAAGGTCATGGAGGACACTTCGTGCCACATTCACTTCCCTGATTCCAACCGGAACAACGGCACAGGAGAAAAGAGCAACCAG GTGTCAATTGCCGGGCCGGTTCAGGGAGTGGAGTCTGCACGGAGACAGATCCGG GACCTGCAGCCTCTGgtgctgacctttgacctcccTGTGACCCTTGTTGGGGGTGTGGTGGCCGATACGGGGTCGCCAGTGATCCAGCACGTGGCTCAGGCATTTGGAGTGAGCGTGAGCTTCAGAACACAGCCCAAACTCTACTGCAGCACCTGCAGCGTGAGAGGAGTGCAGGGAAACACTGCTGCCGTGAAG AAGGCGACCTGCGTCCTCATGGAGCTGCTGCTGGGCTCGGGTTTGACGGGAGTGATGGTGAGCACACAGCTGGACGTTACCTCACAACAACACCTGTTCCTGTTGGGTCAAAACGGAGCGAACTTCCTCACTGTGATGCATCAGACGCACACTCAGATCATCCTGCCCGACCTCAGCGCTCCACAACACACACCCTCGCTCCTCATCCAGGGCACGGCCGACGGAGTGTGTCTCGCTCGACAGCAGCTGATG GACTGTCTGCCAGTCTGTCTGATGTTTGATTTGAAGGATGAGGGAGATTCTGACCCTCGGAAACTCGCTCAGATGATGCAGAACCTGGGCGTTTTCATTAGCATCAAACCGAAGGTCAAGCAGACAGCAAAG TCAGTGGTTGTGAAAGGTTTGGAGAGGAACATCGTTAACCTATATGAGGCCAGACGTCTGCTGCTCGGGCTGGACTCCAGTGAGGTATCTGTGACGACCAAGAATTTGTCTGACGTCTCTGTGACGACCAAGACCCCTGTGGACCCTCTGGTGGCCAATAATGGAATCACAAGCTATTGGCTCAATTTGTTAATGCAACAACTGTGCCTCACtgagacag GTGCTGTGCCCTCTCCAGACGCTGTGATTGGCTCGCTCTCTGGGAAGCCCCGCCCCACACCACCACCTGGATTGGCTGTTTCCTCAGAGGATGGACGGATAGGACTCAAAGGAGTAGAGTCTAAATTAGAGAAG ATTCCAGAGAATGACGATCAGCAGACACAAGCAGAGATGGAGCACTGTGGCACGCTACATGCAGAGGTGACAGAGGTTAGAGAGGTCGTTGCCAAGCCAACTGTCTCATCAAGGAGAGGCAGCCAATCAGAGGCCTCCAGGGAACCAAACCAGCCGCTCACGTCTGAGAG gtcaGTGAGAGTGGAGGTGGATGGTGTTTATTTGAACAGAGACAGACGCTGTAGTCTCAGAATATTCCCCTCTGTCGACCCTCATAATGAG GATCATGAATATGAGAGAAAGAAGCTTCTGGCAAATcaag CCATGCAGCAGAAGCCCGTGGTGACTGAGGTTCGGACCCCCACGGACACCTGGAGCGGCTTGGGCTTCTCTAAATCGATGCCCACCGACGCTGTGCGCGAGCTGAGAGCCGTGAGCCGACGCTGCTACAGACCCTACAACAACCAGCAGcag TTGTGGAGTTCACAGAGTGGAAAGGAACGTGTTTGGAATGGCTCCGACTCAGAGAACTGGAGAGAAAGACGTGGATCTCTGTCTTCATCACCACCttcattattatcatcatcatcatcatcatcatcctttTCTGCCTACAGTTTGTCATCAGCCCGAACAT CAGAGGGCTACCTGACCAGCTCTGAGGGCGGGGCTACAGTGTCCAGACATTTGATTGGCAGCTCTCCCAGTTCCACCCACACAGATGATCTTATAGAGTTACTGGCACAGCTGGGTCTGGAGAAATACATTGATATTTTCCAACAACAAGAG ATCGATTATCAGACGTTCCTGACGCTCTCAGATGAGGATTTGAAGGAAGTGGGCGTAAAGACGTTTGGAGCACGGCGGAAGATGATTCTCGCCATTACAG ATTTGAGTAAAAAGAGGAAATTTCCAGAACCGCCCACTGTGAAGTCTGGATACCTGGAGGGCGGAGCAAGCGGACGTCTTCCACGAATCATGGACGAAGACGTGGCTGCCAAGAGTAACCGCTGGTGA
- the bicc2 gene encoding bicaudal C homolog 2 isoform X2, which produces MDVTHTEHSHVIGKGGGNIKKVMEDTSCHIHFPDSNRNNGTGEKSNQVSIAGPVQGVESARRQIRDLQPLVLTFDLPVTLVGGVVADTGSPVIQHVAQAFGVSVSFRTQPKLYCSTCSVRGVQGNTAAVKKATCVLMELLLGSGLTGVMVSTQLDVTSQQHLFLLGQNGANFLTVMHQTHTQIILPDLSAPQHTPSLLIQGTADGVCLARQQLMDCLPVCLMFDLKDEGDSDPRKLAQMMQNLGVFISIKPKVKQTAKSVVVKGLERNIVNLYEARRLLLGLDSSEVSVTTKNLSDVSVTTKTPVDPLVANNGITSYWLNLLMQQLCLTETGAVPSPDAVIGSLSGKPRPTPPPGLAVSSEDGRIGLKGVESKLEKIPENDDQQTQAEMEHCGTLHAEVTEVREVVAKPTVSSRRGSQSEASREPNQPLTSERSVRVEVDGVYLNRDRRCSLRIFPSVDPHNEDHEYERKKLLANQAMQQKPVVTEVRTPTDTWSGLGFSKSMPTDAVRELRAVSRRCYRPYNNQQQLWSSQSGKERVWNGSDSENWRERRGSLSSSPPSLLSSSSSSSSFSAYSLSSARTSEGYLTSSEGGATVSRHLIGSSPSSTHTDDLIELLAQLGLEKYIDIFQQQEIDYQTFLTLSDEDLKEVGVKTFGARRKMILAITDLSKKRKFPEPPTVKSGYLEGGASGRLPRIMDEDVAAKSNRW; this is translated from the exons ATGGATGTCACGCACACGGAGCACTCTCATGTGATTGGTAAAGGGGGCGGGAACATTAAGAAGGTCATGGAGGACACTTCGTGCCACATTCACTTCCCTGATTCCAACCGGAACAACGGCACAGGAGAAAAGAGCAACCAG GTGTCAATTGCCGGGCCGGTTCAGGGAGTGGAGTCTGCACGGAGACAGATCCGG GACCTGCAGCCTCTGgtgctgacctttgacctcccTGTGACCCTTGTTGGGGGTGTGGTGGCCGATACGGGGTCGCCAGTGATCCAGCACGTGGCTCAGGCATTTGGAGTGAGCGTGAGCTTCAGAACACAGCCCAAACTCTACTGCAGCACCTGCAGCGTGAGAGGAGTGCAGGGAAACACTGCTGCCGTGAAG AAGGCGACCTGCGTCCTCATGGAGCTGCTGCTGGGCTCGGGTTTGACGGGAGTGATGGTGAGCACACAGCTGGACGTTACCTCACAACAACACCTGTTCCTGTTGGGTCAAAACGGAGCGAACTTCCTCACTGTGATGCATCAGACGCACACTCAGATCATCCTGCCCGACCTCAGCGCTCCACAACACACACCCTCGCTCCTCATCCAGGGCACGGCCGACGGAGTGTGTCTCGCTCGACAGCAGCTGATG GACTGTCTGCCAGTCTGTCTGATGTTTGATTTGAAGGATGAGGGAGATTCTGACCCTCGGAAACTCGCTCAGATGATGCAGAACCTGGGCGTTTTCATTAGCATCAAACCGAAGGTCAAGCAGACAGCAAAG TCAGTGGTTGTGAAAGGTTTGGAGAGGAACATCGTTAACCTATATGAGGCCAGACGTCTGCTGCTCGGGCTGGACTCCAGTGAGGTATCTGTGACGACCAAGAATTTGTCTGACGTCTCTGTGACGACCAAGACCCCTGTGGACCCTCTGGTGGCCAATAATGGAATCACAAGCTATTGGCTCAATTTGTTAATGCAACAACTGTGCCTCACtgagacag GTGCTGTGCCCTCTCCAGACGCTGTGATTGGCTCGCTCTCTGGGAAGCCCCGCCCCACACCACCACCTGGATTGGCTGTTTCCTCAGAGGATGGACGGATAGGACTCAAAGGAGTAGAGTCTAAATTAGAGAAG ATTCCAGAGAATGACGATCAGCAGACACAAGCAGAGATGGAGCACTGTGGCACGCTACATGCAGAGGTGACAGAGGTTAGAGAGGTCGTTGCCAAGCCAACTGTCTCATCAAGGAGAGGCAGCCAATCAGAGGCCTCCAGGGAACCAAACCAGCCGCTCACGTCTGAGAG gtcaGTGAGAGTGGAGGTGGATGGTGTTTATTTGAACAGAGACAGACGCTGTAGTCTCAGAATATTCCCCTCTGTCGACCCTCATAATGAG GATCATGAATATGAGAGAAAGAAGCTTCTGGCAAATcaag CCATGCAGCAGAAGCCCGTGGTGACTGAGGTTCGGACCCCCACGGACACCTGGAGCGGCTTGGGCTTCTCTAAATCGATGCCCACCGACGCTGTGCGCGAGCTGAGAGCCGTGAGCCGACGCTGCTACAGACCCTACAACAACCAGCAGcag TTGTGGAGTTCACAGAGTGGAAAGGAACGTGTTTGGAATGGCTCCGACTCAGAGAACTGGAGAGAAAGACGTGGATCTCTGTCTTCATCACCACCttcattattatcatcatcatcatcatcatcatcctttTCTGCCTACAGTTTGTCATCAGCCCGAACAT CAGAGGGCTACCTGACCAGCTCTGAGGGCGGGGCTACAGTGTCCAGACATTTGATTGGCAGCTCTCCCAGTTCCACCCACACAGATGATCTTATAGAGTTACTGGCACAGCTGGGTCTGGAGAAATACATTGATATTTTCCAACAACAAGAG ATCGATTATCAGACGTTCCTGACGCTCTCAGATGAGGATTTGAAGGAAGTGGGCGTAAAGACGTTTGGAGCACGGCGGAAGATGATTCTCGCCATTACAG ATTTGAGTAAAAAGAGGAAATTTCCAGAACCGCCCACTGTGAAGTCTGGATACCTGGAGGGCGGAGCAAGCGGACGTCTTCCACGAATCATGGACGAAGACGTGGCTGCCAAGAGTAACCGCTGGTGA